One Mycolicibacterium parafortuitum DNA segment encodes these proteins:
- a CDS encoding nitroreductase family deazaflavin-dependent oxidoreductase: protein MGIALWLERNIGTRLLMLHDKLYKSTDGRIGHRIPLPGVAPSLLLHTVGAKTGQRRTNTLSYFPDGGSYYVVASKGGDPKAPGWYHNLKADPDVEINIGPKRFPVTATPVLAGDPDYPRLWKMVNDGNANRYEGYQKRTSRKIPIVRLTPKT, encoded by the coding sequence ATGGGAATCGCGCTGTGGCTCGAACGCAACATCGGCACTCGACTGTTGATGCTGCACGACAAGCTGTACAAGAGCACCGACGGACGCATCGGGCACCGCATCCCGCTGCCCGGGGTCGCGCCGTCACTGCTACTGCACACCGTGGGCGCCAAGACCGGGCAGCGCCGGACCAACACGCTGTCGTACTTCCCCGACGGCGGCAGCTACTACGTCGTCGCGTCCAAGGGCGGCGACCCGAAGGCGCCCGGCTGGTACCACAATCTGAAGGCCGACCCGGACGTCGAGATCAACATCGGACCGAAGCGGTTTCCCGTGACCGCGACACCGGTGCTCGCCGGCGACCCCGACTACCCGCGGCTGTGGAAGATGGTCAACGACGGCAACGCGAACCGCTACGAGGGTTACCAGAAGCGGACGTCACGCAAGATCCCGATCGTCCGGCTCACGCCGAAGACCTAG
- a CDS encoding HIT family protein, which produces MSCVFCAIVAGDAPAIRIHEDDDYLAILDIRPFTRGHTLVIPKVHTVDLTDTPASTLAGMTAIGQRIAKAARRSGLHADGNNIAINDGKAAFQSVFHIHLHVVPRQSGDKLSFAKGMLVRRDPDREATGRLLREALAQVDAAEKD; this is translated from the coding sequence ATGTCCTGCGTGTTCTGCGCCATCGTCGCCGGGGATGCTCCCGCCATCCGCATCCACGAAGACGACGACTACCTCGCCATCCTCGACATCCGGCCGTTCACCCGGGGCCACACGCTGGTGATCCCGAAGGTCCACACCGTGGACCTGACCGACACCCCGGCCTCGACGCTGGCGGGGATGACGGCGATCGGCCAGCGGATCGCCAAGGCCGCCCGCAGGTCGGGCCTGCACGCCGACGGCAACAACATCGCGATCAACGACGGCAAGGCGGCGTTCCAGTCCGTCTTCCACATCCACCTGCATGTGGTGCCCCGGCAGTCCGGCGACAAGCTGTCCTTCGCCAAGGGGATGCTGGTACGCCGCGACCCCGACCGCGAGGCCACCGGCCGCCTGCTGCGGGAGGCACTGGCGCAGGTGGACGCCGCCGAGAAGGATTGA
- a CDS encoding VOC family protein → MTVAPIPAGYTSLTPFLCVERAADAIDFYTRVFGAVLVEKMDGPDGTVAHAELDFGSGRLQLGDPAAAYGTRAPSAADDTVTYSVALYCADVDGVVAKAEQAGAVIREKPQDFATGDRFASLRDPFGVRWTVMTRVEDVSAEERDRRLAAWAKENVN, encoded by the coding sequence ATGACTGTCGCACCGATTCCCGCCGGCTACACCAGCCTGACCCCGTTCCTGTGTGTCGAGCGCGCCGCCGACGCCATCGATTTCTACACCCGCGTGTTCGGCGCCGTCCTGGTCGAGAAGATGGACGGACCGGACGGCACCGTCGCCCACGCCGAGCTCGACTTCGGCTCGGGCCGCCTGCAACTCGGCGACCCGGCCGCTGCGTACGGCACCCGCGCCCCGTCGGCCGCCGACGACACCGTCACCTACTCCGTCGCGCTGTACTGCGCGGACGTCGACGGCGTGGTCGCCAAGGCCGAGCAGGCCGGCGCGGTGATCCGCGAGAAGCCCCAGGACTTCGCCACCGGAGACCGGTTCGCGTCGCTGCGTGACCCGTTCGGTGTGCGCTGGACGGTGATGACGCGGGTGGAGGACGTCTCCGCCGAGGAGCGTGACCGCCGCCTGGCCGCGTGGGCGAAGGAGAACGTCAACTAG
- a CDS encoding LLM class flavin-dependent oxidoreductase — protein MRLSVLDLVPVRSDQSTSDALAATTQLAQAADRLGYTRYWVAEHHNMPAVAATSPPVLIAHLGAHTSSIRLGSGGVMLPNHAPLAVAEQFALLEAAHPGRIDLGIGRAPGSDPVTSLALRGAAGRDDRDIEAFPEYLDDVMALMGRTGVRVPLPRDLMRDNYMLKATPAAASVPTLWLLGSSMYSARLAAAKGLPYVFAHHFAGQGTLEALQYYRDNFQPSNLASEPVTFLTVNAVVAETHDEAMRLVLPNLQMMARLRTGQPLVPLDLVEDAEALDMGPRAQAVIDGGRNLAVAGAPAEAADQVLSLAEKFGVDEVMVNPVASAYRGVDPATAPARVATLELLAKELF, from the coding sequence ATGCGCCTTTCAGTCCTCGACCTCGTGCCCGTGCGTTCCGACCAGAGCACCTCCGACGCCCTGGCCGCGACGACACAGCTCGCCCAGGCCGCCGACCGGCTCGGATACACCCGCTACTGGGTGGCCGAGCACCACAACATGCCCGCGGTCGCCGCGACCAGCCCGCCGGTGCTGATCGCCCATCTGGGCGCGCACACGTCGTCGATCCGGCTCGGCTCCGGCGGGGTGATGCTGCCCAACCATGCGCCGCTGGCAGTCGCGGAGCAGTTCGCGCTGCTGGAGGCCGCCCATCCTGGCCGGATCGACCTCGGAATCGGGCGCGCGCCGGGCTCCGACCCGGTCACATCGCTGGCGTTGCGCGGCGCGGCCGGGCGCGACGACCGCGACATCGAGGCCTTCCCCGAATACCTCGACGACGTGATGGCGCTGATGGGCCGCACGGGCGTGCGGGTGCCGCTGCCCCGCGACCTGATGCGCGACAACTACATGCTCAAGGCCACCCCGGCCGCGGCCTCGGTGCCGACGCTGTGGCTGCTGGGGTCGTCGATGTACTCCGCGCGCCTCGCCGCGGCCAAGGGGCTGCCGTACGTGTTCGCGCACCACTTCGCCGGCCAGGGCACGCTGGAGGCGTTGCAGTACTACCGCGACAACTTCCAGCCGAGCAACCTGGCCTCGGAGCCGGTGACGTTCCTGACGGTCAACGCCGTCGTCGCCGAAACACATGACGAGGCAATGCGTCTGGTGCTGCCGAACCTGCAGATGATGGCGCGGCTGCGGACCGGTCAGCCGCTGGTGCCGCTGGACCTCGTCGAGGACGCCGAGGCGCTGGACATGGGGCCGCGGGCGCAGGCGGTGATCGACGGCGGACGCAACCTGGCCGTGGCGGGCGCCCCCGCCGAGGCGGCCGATCAGGTGCTGTCGCTGGCCGAGAAGTTCGGCGTCGACGAGGTGATGGTCAACCCGGTCGCATCGGCGTACCGCGGCGTGGACCCGGCCACCGCGCCGGCCCGGGTGGCCACGCTCGAGCTGCTGGCCAAGGAGCTCTTCTAG